In Mesoplodon densirostris isolate mMesDen1 chromosome 5, mMesDen1 primary haplotype, whole genome shotgun sequence, a single window of DNA contains:
- the LOC132490555 gene encoding proline-rich protein 23C-like, whose product MGSRSRSPSAYPADWWGPQTEGPGPAKRRRTEEPEGPESESESEAAPSLDNLTGPPAADALTSVVVLPAGCALHLPLDDVDVLLEPEPTSVLQVSLGDHILMLVPEALLGWGVEGPWGQGLQRAAFLSAPGEYMALEPGFFCAAVPEIARQEEVNREEADAELLPPGMEAEAGSVAELRSITARVSGPSAQGFVPEPCPWAPNPSPEKGSPHHDDNLDMHLLEPFPDSPLQPLPPSPIPGPHERPQRPYGPKRKAQRCLFPE is encoded by the coding sequence ATGGGCAGCCGGTCCCGCAGCCCCAGTGCCTACCCTGCGGACTGGTGGGGACCGCAGACCGAAGGACCCGGCCCCGCCAAGCGCCGCCGAACGGAGGAGCCCGAGGGCCCCGAGTCCGAGTCCGAGTCCGAGGCGGCGCCCAGCCTGGACAACCTGACGGGACCTCCGGCCGCGGACGCGCTCACTTCCGTAGTGGTCCTGCCCGCCGGCtgtgccctgcacctgcccctagATGACGTCGACGTGCTGCTGGAGCCCGAGCCCACGTCCGTGCTGCAAGTGTCTCTCGGAGATCACATCCTCATGCTGGTCCCCgaggccctcctgggctggggcgtGGAAGGCCCGTGGGGACAGGGCCTGCAACGGGCCGCTTTCCTGAGCGCTCCAGGGGAGTACATGGCCCTGGAGCCGGGATTCTTCTGcgcagctgtcccagagatcgCCCGCCAAGAAGAGGTCAACAGGGAGGAAGCAGATGCCGAGCTCCTGCCGCCtgggatggaggctgaagccGGCTCCGTCGCTGAGCTCCGCAGCATCACCGCAAGGGTGTCGGGACCCAGCGCGCAGGGCTTTGTCCCAGAGCCCTGTCCTTGGGCGCCCAATCCTAGTCCAGAGAAAGGCTCTCCTCACCACGACGACAACCTGGACATGCACCTTCTGGAGCCCTTTCCGGACTCACCACTCCAACCTCTACCTCCCTCTCCTATTCCGGGTCCTCACGAGCGCCCCCAACGCCCTTATGGTCCTAAGCGCAAGGCCCAGAGATGTCTGTTCCCCGAATGA